GATTTGTGAGATTTGAAGTTGGCGAAGGCGTGCAACAGAATGAGTCCACGGATGAATGAAAAACTTGGGGATTCAAAAACGTGGCTTATAAGCGCATATTACTTAAACTGAGCGGAGAAGTCCTCTGCGGCGATAGGGGCTTTGGTGTGGATCCGGACGTGTTGTCGCGTCTGGCGGGCGAAATTTCCACAACTCATTCTCATGGAATTGAAATTGGCATAGTGATTGGCGGTGGTAACATTTTCCGTGGCGTGTCGGCTAGCGTTAGTGGCATGGAACGAGTTTCTGCTGATTACATGGGAATGTTGGCTACGGTCATTAATGCCTTAGCCATGCAGGATGCATTGGAGCGAGGCGGAGTTCAGACGCGAGTAATGTCTGCCGTTGCAATGAATCAAATCTGCGAACCTTTTATCACTCGTCGAGCGCGTCGTCATCTCGAAAAGGGTAGGGTGGTCTTATTTGCTTGTGGCACCGGTAACCCCTATTTTACTACAGATACGGCTGCGGCACTGAGAGCAATGGAAATTCAGGCCAACATCATACTAAAGGCTACTAAAGTTGACGGTGTATTCGACAAGGATCCTTTTAAAGATAAGAATGCAGTGATGTACGATACTATTTCTTTTATGGATGTCCTCAAGAATAAGATTCAAGTCATGGATTGGACTGCAATCTCGCTCTGCATGGAGCAAGGGATACCTATACGGGTGTTTAACGTGCATGGAGCAGGTAATATTCTTAGAGCGGTAAAGGGAGAAAATATAGGAACATTTGTTTCTAATAGTGCGTGAGAGTAACTATGGCTGAGGATCCAATTAAGAATATACTGGCCGATCATAGCAGTAAGTGTGCTAAGTCGCTTGAGGCTTTTAAGCGCGATTTGGCGAAAGTTCGAACTGGTCGAGCGTCTAGTGGTCTGGTTGAAGGCATAGTGGTGGAATACTACGGTGCGAAAATGCCTGTTAACCAACTCGCCCAAATTACTACGCCAGAAGCTCGATTAATTGTTTTGCAAGTTTATGACATGAATGCGGTTTCGGCAGTACAAAAGGCCATTCAAGCTTCGGGCCTTGGCTTTAATCCTTCCAGTGAGGGAAATCTAGTTCGCATAGTGGTTCCTGCACTGACAGAGGATAGCCGCAAGGATTTGATCAAACATCTGCACAAGATGGCAGAAGAAATAAAGGTTTCTATTCGCAATCATCGCCGCGATGCCAATGATGCAATAAAGAAGCACGAAAAAGATGGAACGGTGAGCAAAGACGCCTCGCAACG
This portion of the Deltaproteobacteria bacterium genome encodes:
- a CDS encoding UMP kinase, whose protein sequence is MAYKRILLKLSGEVLCGDRGFGVDPDVLSRLAGEISTTHSHGIEIGIVIGGGNIFRGVSASVSGMERVSADYMGMLATVINALAMQDALERGGVQTRVMSAVAMNQICEPFITRRARRHLEKGRVVLFACGTGNPYFTTDTAAALRAMEIQANIILKATKVDGVFDKDPFKDKNAVMYDTISFMDVLKNKIQVMDWTAISLCMEQGIPIRVFNVHGAGNILRAVKGENIGTFVSNSA
- the frr gene encoding ribosome recycling factor; translated protein: MAEDPIKNILADHSSKCAKSLEAFKRDLAKVRTGRASSGLVEGIVVEYYGAKMPVNQLAQITTPEARLIVLQVYDMNAVSAVQKAIQASGLGFNPSSEGNLVRIVVPALTEDSRKDLIKHLHKMAEEIKVSIRNHRRDANDAIKKHEKDGTVSKDASQRSQESVQKQTDSSIAQVDKGLTAKEAEIMEV